A window of Hordeum vulgare subsp. vulgare chromosome 5H, MorexV3_pseudomolecules_assembly, whole genome shotgun sequence genomic DNA:
CGAAATAACCCTACAAGtatccccccctcccctcccccctccccaacACACACATTTTAAATTTTGCAGTTTTGTAAACCTTGCATGTAGAAAGTGGGGGAAGGATAGGGCTGGCACAGTGGTGAAATACTCCCCACTTGTGCcaagaggtcctgggttcgacgCAGCCTCTCTGCATTGCACTTTGCAGGGGTAAGGCTTGCCTCGTATAATCCTTCCCCAGACCCCACCTGGTGTGGGAGCTTCTAGCACTGGGTATGTCCTTTTTTTTTACATGTAGCATGTGGGGAGAGCAGGTGCACCAAAAAGGGTATGGCGCCAAATAAGCAAAAGGAGAAGTTTGTAGAACAGACCCAAGGCACCGACAGTGTACAACTAGAATTGAACTTATCCCGAGACATATCAACGAATCATGATTGTAAACCAACATACATGTTTTTTTTATGGGAACCAACATACATGTTATATGCAACACCCGCTGCAGTTTCACATAAAATGCCCTATAATTATGAAGACAAGCTATTGAGAAGAACACCCACATGACAATCCTTTTTACCAAACTCTTCAAAATCTAATAGCCCATGACTGGAATGCAGTTCCTTGGTAGTCAATCGTCGCATGCTTTTGTCACATGTACCTGCAGTCGCATTCAAGTAACGCCCCTTGAAGTCAGCCTCTTGTTAACGGGATAAATCCGGGGTCGTTTTAAGAAAGCTTCTTTCTCCCCTAATAACCATTTAACGTTTGCTCGCCAGTGTTGATGAGGCGAGCGGTTCCAGTTGGCccagacgttccccaacacgcccGACTCTTCAACATGAGGCTCTCAGAAGCTTTTCTTGGATAGGAGGATACCAAATGGTACATCTTTTGATTTGTAAAAGGAAACGTTTCCTTAATAACAGTGTGTTCTATTTTTGGTAATAATGTATATGCTGGAGAGAACGCAACTATTTTATCTGGAGAAGGATAAAAGCGCTGGGCGTGTTCTGTTGTTGTACCTTGTCGCTGCAAACAACCTCTCATAGTTCCAGATATTTGTAACCTTGTAACCATctagtttgatcttgttggctataACTGTTTTTATCTGAAGCGGTACCGCAATCTCCTCTGCTGAGCTGAAGGTGCAGCAGCATCTGCACTTCTCCAGCACACATTGTATTATTATCTTGTCCATAACTGCAAAGCCTACTGATCTCCTTGTTTCACACGTGTTTTTTCTTGCTCACGAGCAATAGTATTGTTGCTGCAGTATATCTACAAATGATGTGATACATCTACAGGTTTGGGTTGCGGATGCACTGCGCCCCTTGCCACGTGGCTCCCGGCGGCAGCACCACGGGCTCCAGCATGGCAGGCCCGATGCACACGTAGGCAAACTTCCCGTACCACTCGTACTTGGATCCTGGGCTGAAGACGTACAGCTCCTCGAACCCTCTCCTGCTCAGGCAAACCGAGTTCCTCCGGCCCTGCATCCAAATTAATAtgaatgaatgcaacacacaagaatTCGAGCAGGTTTTCAGTTCAGTTTGTGATCCTTCATTCGGCTTTTGCATTTGTTGTTACGTACCCTGTCGATGACGGTGAACTCCCTGGGCGCGTGCCGGTAGACCCGGCACAGCTCCGCCGTCAGGTGCTTGTAGTTGTCGTCCTCCTCTCCGTCCGGCTCCGGCGCCCCCcgcccgcccccgccgccgccgccggagaggaGCATGTCGAGGCCCTTGCTGACCCAGCGCGGCTgcggggaggaggacgacgacggcgcCGCGTAGTAGTCCGGCGGCAGGATGCTGAACTCCGACAGCAGCGGCTCCCTGCCGCGGTAGTCCGAGCCCTGGAGCCCCACGGCGTAGGTGGCGTCGGGCGTGCTCACGCGCAGGTGGTTGCACACGGCGCCCGAcagcgccacggccgacggcgacGACGCGGCGTTGGTCACCGCGTACTCCGACGCCAGCGCCTCCGGCTGCAGCGTCACCACGCACCTCGCCTCCGCCCCGCCCCCGCTCCCCGGCGGCTCCACGGACACCAGCTCCACCGAGATGGACCCCGTCGGGCCTCCCCTCACGTCGCGGAGCGACCACGCCCCGCCCGGCGACcaggacgacggcggcggcgcgtcCCCGCCGGCGGCGACGGCGCGCGCGCACCGGAAGTCCATGGAGACGCCGCCGCGGATGACGGGGCGCCCGCCGGGGCCCTCGCCGACGGTGGTGTGGAGCACCTCCGTGGCCGCGCCGTGCCACATGGCCGGCTTGTAGGACGTGACCAGCCCGCTGGGCAGCAGCAGGTGCGCCGCGCTGCCGTTGCGCACCGCCATCTTCACGGCGCAGCTGTCGCCCACGGCCTCGAAGGTGACGCCGTGGCCGGAGAACTCGGCGGCCAGGTACTCCGCGTTGGGAGGAGGGAAGGCCGCCCACGCCGTCGCCGGCGCCAACGCCTGCACCCGATGGGCTGCACCCGCGAGCCGCCCCGCCTGGCCGCCGACGCCGCCGCTGCCGCTTAGCTTGGAGGAGCCGGAGAAGGCGCCATGCTTCCATGAGCTCGGGAGAGGAGCCGGAGTGGCATGGCCATGGGGAGTGGCGGCGGTTGGAGCGCGGAACGCCATGGACGATTCTGGCGAGTGGCACTGCGGTAGCCGTAGCCTTATCTGCACTGCAATTTTTTTTTCCTTCGGCTTTGAGATTTTTGTGTGTCTCCTCTTTTCGATATTTTGGAtcgtttttcttttcatttttctgataTAAAACAACGCTAGTGTTAACTAGCTGACGTTTGCTGGCGGTGATATCTCAGCGAACGCCCCTAGAGCCACATGATCCAGATCCAAAGGATGGCATTTATTGATGAAAAGTGCGCTAAAAATAAAGGACTGACATGACATGCTTGTTTTATCTGAAACTCAAATGATAAGTCTTACATGTGTGTCACAAAGCACTTCGGTCATGACGTGTTTTACAACCATCTAAAAAGTAAGTTGTCATGCTTCACAACTAAAGTTATCATCCTTGCGTTAGTAAACTTATCTTAAAAAATTATAGAGTTGTCATGTGTTTGTATCACACGTGTGACATCTATAAGGATCTTTTCTGAAAATTGTCATCACCCCTAACATTAAAATTGCCATCTGCGTTCGCAAATGTCATGCATGGCAGCAAACGTCCTCAAACAAAATTAGCAGGAGGTTAGTGGACAGGGCGTTTCTGCATCCCCGCttgcaaaaaaattcaaaagaaatactagaaaaattcaaaaaaatacaaTATTTTTTTGTGATAAATAATTTGATGCATGAGGCCCGTTTCAAAATTTATCCTATTTGAACAACTGAGCAGCTCTCATTAAAAAAGACAAAATTGCTGAGAGCTGCTCAGATGTCCAAATAAGATGAAATTTGAAGCGGACCTCACGCATCAAATTATCtaccataaaaaataatttctttcaaaaaaatctattatttattttaatttttttcgtGAGCGGGAGCAGCTGAGCTCAGGCTCAGAAGAGGATTTTCGGAGGTTAATATCTTTTTGCTGGACTAAAATGCTCTATGCTGACCTTTTCACACTTTTCAACAACACGGATGATTAGATACAGACACAAACCCGAAACAATCGAGATCCCTGTTGCATTTCAGGTACTAGGAAATAGCTGCTAGTTTTAATCGTTGACCAGTTGTCAGTGGATACTACACAATTGAAAACCCTCTTACGATTGTGGGACACGCATATACTCCCTCGGTTCTTAAATATGAATGTTTTAAAAGATTTTAATacaaactacatatggatgtatataaatatattataaaatataaattcattcacTTTGTTCCATATGTATTTTATATTAAAATATCTAAAAAGCCTTATAGTATTTAGCAACGGAGTGAGTACTCGTTTGTGCCAGCATCAAACATCACTTGAGTTCATGACCACTCATTGACTAGTGGATATTCCcctgtttcatatttttttttaaaagtcaAACCTCACAAACTTTAATCAAATTTATAGAAAAATAGTTTTACATCTAGAATGCCAAATATATATCATTTGATTCATCATAagatgtagtttcatattttataTATACCTGATATTTTACATATAAACAATTTTCTCTATAATTTTGGTTAAAATTTGTAAAGTTTGACCTTTTCAAGAATCTGTAAACACTACGTTATGGAATAGGGGGAGTACCACACAACTGAAAATTAATAACGGCACACGTCAAAAAATCAATGCGATGGCATTTTCAACTATTTCATTGCACATCAAATCCAGTATTACAATATGCTACTCACTCTTTTTCTAAATATAAatccttttagagattccactatggaGTACATATGTAGCAAAATGAATgagtctatactttaaaatatgtctatatacatcttatGTAGTCTgtaatgaaatatctaaaaagacatatttagaaacggagggagtagctaacACAGTTGACTCACCAATAAAAACTGTATACATGCTCAAAACGGCACGGTAAAGAGCAATACACACATGAATCAACTATATCTCTCAAATGTATAGTACCAATAGACTATGGTGATACATATCTCCATGTTTGTCTATGGCATGCGGTCATTTTCAGATGGGATAAATGGCTTAGGGGGCATCTGCAGATTCTGCAAGCTTCCCGATAACATGTTTACCACCTTCGTCATTGATGGCCGGTTTCTAGGGTTCCACTGAATACACCAAAGTGCGACGATAGCCAGCTGTCTTGCTTTCTCTTTCCCTTCTGGTGCCACTTCCAGAGTAAGCACCAGTTCCTCTCCAGTGATTACTTTCTCGTAGATCCACTCCGGGAGGTATACCTGGTTCTTGCTCTCAGTGCTTGGATCTGAGTTCCTCCGTCCACTCACCATTTCTAACACCAACATGCCAAAACTGTACACATCTGACTTGTAGGATATCTCACCAAAGTTCCTAGAGTAAATCTCTGGGGCGATGTAGCCCATAGTGCCTCTTGCTGCGGTCAAGGTGATGATGCTTTGATCCCTTGTACACAGCTTTGCAAGGCCGAAGTCTGATATCTTCGGGTTAAAATTGTAGTCCAGTAAGATATTGTGAGGCTTGATGTCGAAGTGGAGTATGCGGTGGTTGCATCCTTGATGTAAGTACTCCATTCCTCTAGCAATGCCTAAAGCAATATCTAGCATTTTGTCCGGTACGAGCAGTTCTCGAGAAATAATAGAATTACCTGAGAATATATATTTCTCCAATGAATCTTTAGGCATGAATTCGTAAATAAGAGCCCTTCTTGCCCCTTCAGAGCAAAAGCCAAGGAGGCGGACAATGTTTGTATGGTGGATTCTCCCAATAGTTGCAACTTCATTGGTGAATTCCTGCCCTTCTCCATTAGAATTCTCAAGCATCTTGACGGCCACAGGAaccccatttggcagctcaccttTGTACATGCTTCCAAATCCACCATGTCCTAGTTTATCCTTGAACCGTCTCGTTATCTTCTTAATTTCGGAGAAAGTGTACCTTGTTGGTTTTGATGTGCCATATGTCTTGAGAAACATTTCGACTTTCAAGTGTATCTCTTCATTGTATCTTGTTTTCAGTGAAAGATAAAGAGCAGTGATCACCATCAACAGAAGAACAACGAATACGGCCGCCGATGATGTAGCTGAATACAAGGAAATCAACATATTTAATAGGGTTGGGAGCCATCACTTTAGTGATTGTAATGGGGATGGTACAAGTTAAGAGCGAGAGTAACTAGTAACGACTTCATGCTTAGCACATAAATGGTGTATTTTCTTCCTTTGTTTTTCGAATAAAAGTAAAGTGTGGATTGGAGCAGTACCTGCAATGACTTTGACACGTGAACCTGCAAATAGCAAAGACGAGAATACAATTTGGTTATTTGTTTATATACATAAAAGGAAATTAACTATTAACTCGGGAAATAAAAGTTAAGATGTTTTATATGGCCAGTGGGTTAGGATATAACTTTAGTTTTGCATGAGAGGAAGAAGCGAAGACTAATCCTTTTTTTCTGTATGGGTTTAGCCTAAATCTAggcaagtactccctccattcctaaatataagtctttgaagagatttcactaaatgactacatacagagcaaaatgagttaatctatactataaagtat
This region includes:
- the LOC123452219 gene encoding protein NDH-DEPENDENT CYCLIC ELECTRON FLOW 5, whose amino-acid sequence is MKRKTIQNIEKRRHTKISKPKEKKIAVQIRLRLPQCHSPESSMAFRAPTAATPHGHATPAPLPSSWKHGAFSGSSKLSGSGGVGGQAGRLAGAAHRVQALAPATAWAAFPPPNAEYLAAEFSGHGVTFEAVGDSCAVKMAVRNGSAAHLLLPSGLVTSYKPAMWHGAATEVLHTTVGEGPGGRPVIRGGVSMDFRCARAVAAGGDAPPPSSWSPGGAWSLRDVRGGPTGSISVELVSVEPPGSGGGAEARCVVTLQPEALASEYAVTNAASSPSAVALSGAVCNHLRVSTPDATYAVGLQGSDYRGREPLLSEFSILPPDYYAAPSSSSSPQPRWVSKGLDMLLSGGGGGGGRGAPEPDGEEDDNYKHLTAELCRVYRHAPREFTVIDRGRRNSVCLSRRGFEELYVFSPGSKYEWYGKFAYVCIGPAMLEPVVLPPGATWQGAQCIRNPNL
- the LOC123452222 gene encoding rust resistance kinase Lr10-like gives rise to the protein MCHQELQHLETNKQRQKKNCSTRHHQVLAISSDRHNRRKMSIFLVAAMVACLVSHGAGTAMASAAWDDQDFFRNCPPSRCSRDGPEIRFPLQLDFSNTSSSSSSSSSSPCGATTCVKLACSGQDTIMLHPLLGPCNVTAINYTGASLSITPLTSACTMIQKLVSMSSPPADAGHRCAPHYSQAGKLVGCSREFTPRGITQYPARDDRGGFYASAPAAAAIAGPISCHSNETHFSYLVATDAFMYDLPLDCTVISDAAIPIFGTGYYDSASNNHSVDQGTLRFYDIVTDWSEQEQTSVASQCQKCELNGQRCAFSSQRNETFCSSQPHKGSRVKVIAATSSAAVFVVLLLMVITALYLSLKTRYNEEIHLKVEMFLKTYGTSKPTRYTFSEIKKITRRFKDKLGHGGFGSMYKGELPNGVPVAVKMLENSNGEGQEFTNEVATIGRIHHTNIVRLLGFCSEGARRALIYEFMPKDSLEKYIFSGNSIISRELLVPDKMLDIALGIARGMEYLHQGCNHRILHFDIKPHNILLDYNFNPKISDFGLAKLCTRDQSIITLTAARGTMGYIAPEIYSRNFGEISYKSDVYSFGMLVLEMVSGRRNSDPSTESKNQVYLPEWIYEKVITGEELVLTLEVAPEGKEKARQLAIVALWCIQWNPRNRPSMTKVVNMLSGSLQNLQMPPKPFIPSENDRMP